A part of Haliotis asinina isolate JCU_RB_2024 chromosome 10, JCU_Hal_asi_v2, whole genome shotgun sequence genomic DNA contains:
- the LOC137297912 gene encoding A disintegrin and metalloproteinase with thrombospondin motifs 20-like yields the protein MSLWKLLILRLVVVTAWESCIDLSNFKMILLEDIRLKVITFLALNNSDVLQCVKECKLRSRCQSINFSLNSQCGRMTTTQYVYSDIKSWKRTIARRCKGHSCSSRTMCREKGVGFTCLCSNPPAIRYAKLNAQSRMMWKIGEKARYECDSPFSPRGRSVCQSDGSWTDFSCVLVTDCNQVKTCNNAYGDGEYWIVLEMYKYTRVKIYCHGMSSDTPGHFVTFQEDNYSVMPSGCERFYCGRTNFYKIRINLYNLQVEPDLSFAQWSCKPGPYGRTMGCSQYTKADCGTTTVNLIGTSFKVSNLNKYDGPFEIKYSANHSVMHGICHGACTPCVSVYQGVPYKFGFSLNEHGNPDEHSALMPVCV from the exons ATGTCTCTGTGGAAACTGTTGATACTCCGCCTAGTAGTAGTCACAGCATGGGAAAGTTGCATCGACTTGTCAAACTTCAAAATGATCTTGCTGGAGGACATTCGGCTCAAGGTCATAACGTTTCTGGCTCTGAACAACTCGGATGTCCTTCAGTGTGTCAAGGAATGCAAGCTGAGATCCAGGTGTCAGTCCATTAACTTCAGTCTGAACAGTCAGTGTGGACGGATGACCACTACGCAGTATGTGTATTCAGACATCAAGTCCTGGAAGAGAACTATTGCGAGAAGGTGCAAGGGTCATTCCTGTTCTTCAAGAACAATGTGCCGGGAGAAAGGAGTCGGTTTTACATGTCTGTGTTCTAATCCCCCAGCAATTCGATATGCAAAACTG aacGCCCAGAGTCGGATGATGTGGAAGATCGGGGAGAAGGCTAGATATGAATGTGATTCCCCATTTAGTCCACGGGGTAGGAGCGTCTGCCAATCTGATGGGTCGTGGACGGActtttcttgtgtgttggtcACAGACTGCAACCAGGTGAAGACTTGCAACAATGCCTACGGTGATGGAGAATACTGGATTGTCTTGGAGATGTACAAATACACCAGGGTAAAGATCTACTGCCATGGCATGTCATCTGATACTCCTGGGCACTTCGTCACCTTCCAGGAAGACAACTATTCTGTAATGCCATCAGGATGCGAACGCTTCTACTGCGGACGAACAAACTTCTATAAGATCAGGATTAACCTATACAACCTTCAGGTTGAACCTGACCTCAGCTTTGCCCAGTGGTCGTGTAAACCAGGTCCTTACGGGCGTACCATGGGCTGCAGTCAATACACGAAAGCAGATTGCGGCACGACAACGGTCAATCTGATTGGCACTAGCTTCAAAGTAAGCAATCTCAACAAGTATGATGGTCCTTTTGAAATTAAATACTCCGCTAATCACTCCGTGATGCACGGTATTTGTCATGGGGCATGTACCCCGTGCGTGTCAGTCTACCAAGGGGTGCCCTACAAGTTCGGTTTTTCTTTGAATGAACATGGCAATCCTGATGAACACTCAGCTTTAATGCCGGTGTGTGTTTAA